The following proteins come from a genomic window of Natronosalvus vescus:
- a CDS encoding DUF2318 domain-containing protein: MIYPHGACQACGERVYTHIDGGNVCHNCGSRELGDDDGGKPETMSVPQADEKPERNRRRLQSPPSM; this comes from the coding sequence ATGATTTATCCGCACGGGGCATGTCAGGCGTGTGGCGAGCGCGTGTACACCCACATCGACGGCGGGAACGTCTGTCACAACTGTGGTAGCCGAGAACTCGGGGACGACGACGGGGGCAAACCCGAGACGATGTCGGTACCTCAGGCGGACGAGAAACCGGAACGCAACCGGCGGCGACTCCAGTCACCTCCGTCGATGTAG
- a CDS encoding DUF309 domain-containing protein: MDEHTRDPSVDPPPPMRRPTGWLPDVGRWEHETLRRATVHGIRLFNAGAFHESHDCFEDEWYNYGRGTIESQYLHGMVQVAAGAYKHVDFEDDDGMDSLFRTALQYLHGVPNDFYGVDLLDVRTTLTNARNDPIGLDGWKIMLDGNRPTATEADFEYAEALE, translated from the coding sequence ATGGACGAACACACCCGCGATCCGTCTGTCGATCCACCGCCCCCCATGAGGAGGCCCACGGGGTGGCTTCCCGACGTCGGTCGGTGGGAACACGAGACGCTCCGACGAGCCACGGTACACGGTATCCGTCTGTTCAACGCCGGGGCATTCCACGAGAGCCACGATTGTTTCGAGGACGAATGGTACAATTACGGCCGTGGAACGATCGAGAGCCAGTACCTTCACGGGATGGTACAGGTAGCCGCTGGCGCGTACAAACACGTCGATTTCGAAGACGACGATGGAATGGACAGCCTCTTTCGAACGGCACTACAGTATCTCCACGGTGTGCCAAACGATTTCTACGGTGTCGACCTGCTGGACGTCCGTACGACGCTGACCAATGCGCGAAACGATCCAATCGGTCTCGACGGCTGGAAAATTATGCTCGACGGGAATCGACCAACGGCCACCGAGGCCGATTTCGAGTACGCAGAAGCACTCGAGTGA
- a CDS encoding MTH865 family protein, producing the protein MADEAELREQLTEAFEGADYPVSNQMGLVPALPDGPMTKFESGDVSFTAMELGTTLSGHQEFPYDDVDSLVDDVIEGLKAEGEL; encoded by the coding sequence ATGGCAGACGAAGCCGAACTTCGCGAGCAGTTGACCGAGGCCTTCGAAGGCGCAGACTACCCCGTGTCGAACCAGATGGGACTCGTTCCCGCGCTCCCCGACGGCCCGATGACGAAGTTCGAATCCGGCGACGTGAGCTTTACCGCGATGGAATTGGGCACCACACTCTCGGGTCACCAGGAGTTTCCCTACGACGACGTCGACTCGCTCGTCGATGACGTCATCGAGGGGTTGAAGGCTGAAGGTGAGTTGTAG
- a CDS encoding polyprenyl synthetase family protein codes for MRNALAEWRPVVDEVIADLLPRDVDAAYLESFFGEPSFEYDDEAIQQALADPLWDLLDRGGKRWRAVLFLVFVEAFGEDPREYLPYACIPEILHNGTIIVDDVEDAATIRRGEPALHHIYGEDVALNAGNAMYFLPLKILTHNPANLSPETRLRAYEMLMYELNRTHLGQGMDIYWHNDDATDISTDQYLEMSACKTGCLGRIVARLAAIVTDQSEAIEDAVARYAERTSIAFQIGDDILDVEHSLGRAGDFGKEFGNDIREGKKTLLVLHAIETADPADAKRLEEILQKETNTDEEVTDALAIIEDAGSIEYARERALEFAEQARAAVDELDGLEPAAEAKLRSFTEFVVDRDV; via the coding sequence ATGCGAAACGCGCTTGCCGAGTGGCGGCCGGTAGTCGACGAGGTGATCGCCGACCTCCTTCCCAGAGACGTCGACGCGGCGTACCTAGAGTCGTTCTTCGGCGAGCCGTCGTTCGAATACGATGACGAAGCCATTCAACAGGCGCTGGCCGACCCGCTGTGGGACTTACTCGACCGTGGCGGGAAACGGTGGCGGGCCGTCCTCTTTCTGGTGTTCGTCGAGGCCTTCGGCGAGGATCCACGCGAGTATCTCCCCTACGCGTGTATCCCCGAGATTCTCCACAACGGCACGATCATCGTCGACGACGTCGAAGACGCCGCGACGATCCGACGGGGCGAACCCGCACTGCACCACATCTACGGCGAGGACGTCGCCCTGAACGCCGGCAATGCAATGTACTTTCTGCCGCTGAAGATCCTCACGCACAATCCGGCAAACCTCTCACCGGAAACGAGGCTCCGGGCCTACGAGATGCTCATGTACGAACTCAACCGAACGCACCTGGGACAGGGGATGGACATCTATTGGCACAACGACGACGCCACCGACATCTCGACCGATCAGTACCTCGAGATGAGCGCCTGCAAGACGGGCTGTCTCGGTCGGATCGTCGCCCGCCTGGCGGCGATCGTCACCGACCAATCCGAAGCGATCGAAGACGCCGTCGCCCGCTACGCCGAGCGGACGTCCATCGCGTTCCAGATCGGCGACGACATCCTCGACGTCGAACACTCCCTTGGCCGGGCCGGCGACTTCGGCAAGGAGTTTGGTAACGACATCCGCGAAGGGAAGAAGACGCTTCTCGTGTTGCACGCGATCGAGACGGCCGATCCTGCCGACGCGAAGCGACTCGAGGAGATCCTTCAGAAAGAAACCAACACCGACGAGGAAGTCACCGACGCGCTCGCGATCATCGAAGACGCCGGCAGCATCGAGTACGCTCGTGAGCGCGCCCTCGAGTTCGCCGAGCAGGCGCGTGCGGCGGTCGATGAGCTCGATGGCCTCGAGCCGGCTGCCGAGGCTAAGCTCCGCTCGTTCACCGAGTTCGTCGTCGACCGCGACGTCTGA